The Poecilia reticulata strain Guanapo linkage group LG13, Guppy_female_1.0+MT, whole genome shotgun sequence genome has a segment encoding these proteins:
- the zbtb44 gene encoding zinc finger and BTB domain-containing protein 44 isoform X2, with translation MGVKTFTHSSTSHSQEMLDKLNALRNEGHLCDVTIRVQDKLFLAHKVVLACCSEFFRSKLVGRPEDEEKFVLDLHHVTISGFAPLLEYAYTSTLSISTENIIDVLAAASYMQMFAVASTCSEFMKSSILWSPANNSSSGSNMAVDKAHEAAPESASSHCALTPLDGSVSPVSSDCSVMERNVPICRESRRKRKSFVTMASPESPLKCTTQMVNTSPQIPNPSPSFSDGPAQPMESSLAFPWTFPFGIDRRFHSDKSKLTESPRCLEAGVPGTSEGVVARRLSDFLTCESSKVVSSPVATEEEDVRVKVERLSDEEVQEASSQPVSASQSSMSDQQTVPGSEQVQEELLISPQSSSIGSMDEGVSESLPSMQSTSNAGGHAEDDERLEGIQYPYHLYISPSARPGTNGPDRPFQCPTCGVRFTRIQNLKQHMLIHSGIKPFQCDRCGKKFTRAYSLKMHRLKHEGKRCFRCQICSATFTSFGEYKHHMRVSRHIIRKPRIYECKTCGAMFTNSGNLIVHLRSLNHEASELANYFQSSMAMTQKXTAKRAKGESENVRPELGPEPSGTSEXAETTGRK, from the exons ATGGGGGTGAAAACCTTCACCCACAGCTCAACCTCCCACAGCCAGGAGATGCTTGACAAGCTGAATGCCTTGCGCAACGAGGGTCACCTCTGTGATGTTACCATCCGGGTCCAGGACAAGCTCTTCCTAGCACACAAGGTGGTCTTGGCATGCTGCAGTGAATTCTTCCGCTCCAAACTTGTGGGCCGGCCAGAAGACGAGGAAAAGTTTGTGTTGGACCTCCATCACGTGACGATTAGTGGCTTTGCTCCACTTCTGGAATATGCCTACACCTCTACTCTTTCCATCAGCACAGAGAACATCATCGACGTCCTGGCAGCAGCCAGCTACATGCAGATGTTTGCCGTGGCTAGCACATGTTCCGAGTTCATGAAGTCCAGCATCCTGTGGAGTCCAGCgaacaacagcagcagcggAAGTAACATGGCGGTGGATAAGGCGCACGAAGCGGCACCTGAGAGCGCTTCATCACACTGTGCCCTGACACCGCTGGATGGCAGTGTGTCCCCTGTGTCGTCCGACTGCAGCGTGATGGAGAGGAATGTTCCCATCTGCCGGGAATCCCGACGAAAACGGAAAAGTTTTGTGACAATGGCGTCGCCAGAGAGCCCGCTCAAATGCACTACACAGATGGTCAACACCTCCCCTCAGATCCCCAACCCGTCACCCTCATTTTCGGATGGCCCGGCCCAGCCGATGGAGTCTTCCCTGGCTTTTCCCTGGACGTTCCCCTTCGGCATCGACCGGAGGTTTCACTCGGACAAATCTAAGCTRACGGAGAGCCCCCGCTGTTTGGAGGCAGGTGTCCCCGGGACCTCGGAGGGCGTGGTTGCCCGCCGGCTCAGCGACTTCCTGACGTGCGAGAGCTCCAAGGTGGTGTCATCGCCGGTTGctacagaggaggaggacgtGAGGGTGAAGGTAGAGCGACTCAGTGATGAGGAGGTTCAGGAGGCATCGTCCCAACCTGTCAGCGCCTCTCAGAGCTCCATGAGCGACCAGCAGACGGTGCCAGGGAGCGAGCAGGTCCAGGAAGAGCTTCTTATCAGCCCACAGTCCTCTTCTATAG GATCAATGGATGAAGGTGTGTCAGAAAGCCTGCCTTCCATGCAGAGCACCTCTAACGCTGGAGGACACGCAGAGGATGATGAGAG gcTGGAAGGTATTCAGTATCCATACCACCTCTATATAAGCCCATCGGCTCGACCTGGCACCAATGGCCCAGACCGGCCTTTTCAATGCCCAACCTGTGGAGTCAGATTCACACGCATTCAAAACCTGAAACAGCATATGCTCATACACTCCG GCATTAAACCTTTCCAGTGTGATCGCTGTGGGAAAAAGTTCACACGGGCCTACTCCCTAAAGATGCATCGGCTGAAGCACGAAGGTAAACGCTGTTTCCGGTGCCAGATTTGTAGCGCCACATTCACGTCCTTCGGTGAATATAAGCACCACATGAGGGTCTCCCGACACATAATCCGCAAGCCGCGGATTTATGAGTGCAAAACATGCGGCGCCATGTTCACCAACTCTGGCAATTTAATTGTACACCTGAGGAGTCTGAACCATGAGGCATCCGAGCTAGCAAACTACTTCCAGAGCAG CATGGCAATGACCCAGAAATRGACAGCCAAGAGAGCAAAGGGTGAGTCTGAGAATGTCCGGCCAGAACTCGGACCTGAACCCAGCGGAACATCTGAAYCTGCTGAGACGACCGGTAGAAAATAA
- the zbtb44 gene encoding zinc finger and BTB domain-containing protein 44 isoform X1, with product MGVKTFTHSSTSHSQEMLDKLNALRNEGHLCDVTIRVQDKLFLAHKVVLACCSEFFRSKLVGRPEDEEKFVLDLHHVTISGFAPLLEYAYTSTLSISTENIIDVLAAASYMQMFAVASTCSEFMKSSILWSPANNSSSGSNMAVDKAHEAAPESASSHCALTPLDGSVSPVSSDCSVMERNVPICRESRRKRKSFVTMASPESPLKCTTQMVNTSPQIPNPSPSFSDGPAQPMESSLAFPWTFPFGIDRRFHSDKSKLTESPRCLEAGVPGTSEGVVARRLSDFLTCESSKVVSSPVATEEEDVRVKVERLSDEEVQEASSQPVSASQSSMSDQQTVPGSEQVQEELLISPQSSSIGSMDEGVSESLPSMQSTSNAGGHAEDDERLEGIQYPYHLYISPSARPGTNGPDRPFQCPTCGVRFTRIQNLKQHMLIHSGIKPFQCDRCGKKFTRAYSLKMHRLKHEGKRCFRCQICSATFTSFGEYKHHMRVSRHIIRKPRIYECKTCGAMFTNSGNLIVHLRSLNHEASELANYFQSSDFLVPDYLSQVQEEEEALGVPYELEESQHHPVYLGSTSNVAATTTASSSSSVQMPVISQVSSSTQNCEGSSGLLSPEPLGPLEAPTSNKMDTDETAVMTENKMSDGVRGSSPEEFGEEQPKEVASITIE from the exons ATGGGGGTGAAAACCTTCACCCACAGCTCAACCTCCCACAGCCAGGAGATGCTTGACAAGCTGAATGCCTTGCGCAACGAGGGTCACCTCTGTGATGTTACCATCCGGGTCCAGGACAAGCTCTTCCTAGCACACAAGGTGGTCTTGGCATGCTGCAGTGAATTCTTCCGCTCCAAACTTGTGGGCCGGCCAGAAGACGAGGAAAAGTTTGTGTTGGACCTCCATCACGTGACGATTAGTGGCTTTGCTCCACTTCTGGAATATGCCTACACCTCTACTCTTTCCATCAGCACAGAGAACATCATCGACGTCCTGGCAGCAGCCAGCTACATGCAGATGTTTGCCGTGGCTAGCACATGTTCCGAGTTCATGAAGTCCAGCATCCTGTGGAGTCCAGCgaacaacagcagcagcggAAGTAACATGGCGGTGGATAAGGCGCACGAAGCGGCACCTGAGAGCGCTTCATCACACTGTGCCCTGACACCGCTGGATGGCAGTGTGTCCCCTGTGTCGTCCGACTGCAGCGTGATGGAGAGGAATGTTCCCATCTGCCGGGAATCCCGACGAAAACGGAAAAGTTTTGTGACAATGGCGTCGCCAGAGAGCCCGCTCAAATGCACTACACAGATGGTCAACACCTCCCCTCAGATCCCCAACCCGTCACCCTCATTTTCGGATGGCCCGGCCCAGCCGATGGAGTCTTCCCTGGCTTTTCCCTGGACGTTCCCCTTCGGCATCGACCGGAGGTTTCACTCGGACAAATCTAAGCTRACGGAGAGCCCCCGCTGTTTGGAGGCAGGTGTCCCCGGGACCTCGGAGGGCGTGGTTGCCCGCCGGCTCAGCGACTTCCTGACGTGCGAGAGCTCCAAGGTGGTGTCATCGCCGGTTGctacagaggaggaggacgtGAGGGTGAAGGTAGAGCGACTCAGTGATGAGGAGGTTCAGGAGGCATCGTCCCAACCTGTCAGCGCCTCTCAGAGCTCCATGAGCGACCAGCAGACGGTGCCAGGGAGCGAGCAGGTCCAGGAAGAGCTTCTTATCAGCCCACAGTCCTCTTCTATAG GATCAATGGATGAAGGTGTGTCAGAAAGCCTGCCTTCCATGCAGAGCACCTCTAACGCTGGAGGACACGCAGAGGATGATGAGAG gcTGGAAGGTATTCAGTATCCATACCACCTCTATATAAGCCCATCGGCTCGACCTGGCACCAATGGCCCAGACCGGCCTTTTCAATGCCCAACCTGTGGAGTCAGATTCACACGCATTCAAAACCTGAAACAGCATATGCTCATACACTCCG GCATTAAACCTTTCCAGTGTGATCGCTGTGGGAAAAAGTTCACACGGGCCTACTCCCTAAAGATGCATCGGCTGAAGCACGAAGGTAAACGCTGTTTCCGGTGCCAGATTTGTAGCGCCACATTCACGTCCTTCGGTGAATATAAGCACCACATGAGGGTCTCCCGACACATAATCCGCAAGCCGCGGATTTATGAGTGCAAAACATGCGGCGCCATGTTCACCAACTCTGGCAATTTAATTGTACACCTGAGGAGTCTGAACCATGAGGCATCCGAGCTAGCAAACTACTTCCAGAGCAG TGATTTCCTCGTGCCCGACTACCTGAGYCAAgtacaggaggaggaggaggcactGGGGGTTCCGTATGAGCTGGAGGAGTCCCAACATCACCCAGTTTACCTGGGCAGCACCTCCAATGTCGCCGCCACCACCACTGCCTCGTCCTCTTCTTCAGTCCAAATGCCAGTCATCTCCCAGGTCTCCTCTTCCACACAGAACTGTGAAGGTTCCTCCGGCTTACTTTCGCCCGAGCCCCTGGGCCCCCTGGAAGCCCCAACCTCCAATAAGATGGACACCGATGAAACGGCAGTCATGACGGAGAATAAGATGAGTGACGGTGTCAGGGGCAGTTCCCcagaggagtttggagaggagCAACCTAAGGAGGTGGCTTCCATTACCATAGAGTGA
- the zbtb44 gene encoding zinc finger and BTB domain-containing protein 44 isoform X4 produces MGVKTFTHSSTSHSQEMLDKLNALRNEGHLCDVTIRVQDKLFLAHKVVLACCSEFFRSKLVGRPEDEEKFVLDLHHVTISGFAPLLEYAYTSTLSISTENIIDVLAAASYMQMFAVASTCSEFMKSSILWSPANNSSSGSNMAVDKAHEAAPESASSHCALTPLDGSVSPVSSDCSVMERNVPICRESRRKRKSFVTMASPESPLKCTTQMVNTSPQIPNPSPSFSDGPAQPMESSLAFPWTFPFGIDRRFHSDKSKLTESPRCLEAGVPGTSEGVVARRLSDFLTCESSKVVSSPVATEEEDVRVKVERLSDEEVQEASSQPVSASQSSMSDQQTVPGSEQVQEELLISPQSSSIGSMDEGVSESLPSMQSTSNAGGHAEDDERLEGIQYPYHLYISPSARPGTNGPDRPFQCPTCGVRFTRIQNLKQHMLIHSGIKPFQCDRCGKKFTRAYSLKMHRLKHEVISSCPTT; encoded by the exons ATGGGGGTGAAAACCTTCACCCACAGCTCAACCTCCCACAGCCAGGAGATGCTTGACAAGCTGAATGCCTTGCGCAACGAGGGTCACCTCTGTGATGTTACCATCCGGGTCCAGGACAAGCTCTTCCTAGCACACAAGGTGGTCTTGGCATGCTGCAGTGAATTCTTCCGCTCCAAACTTGTGGGCCGGCCAGAAGACGAGGAAAAGTTTGTGTTGGACCTCCATCACGTGACGATTAGTGGCTTTGCTCCACTTCTGGAATATGCCTACACCTCTACTCTTTCCATCAGCACAGAGAACATCATCGACGTCCTGGCAGCAGCCAGCTACATGCAGATGTTTGCCGTGGCTAGCACATGTTCCGAGTTCATGAAGTCCAGCATCCTGTGGAGTCCAGCgaacaacagcagcagcggAAGTAACATGGCGGTGGATAAGGCGCACGAAGCGGCACCTGAGAGCGCTTCATCACACTGTGCCCTGACACCGCTGGATGGCAGTGTGTCCCCTGTGTCGTCCGACTGCAGCGTGATGGAGAGGAATGTTCCCATCTGCCGGGAATCCCGACGAAAACGGAAAAGTTTTGTGACAATGGCGTCGCCAGAGAGCCCGCTCAAATGCACTACACAGATGGTCAACACCTCCCCTCAGATCCCCAACCCGTCACCCTCATTTTCGGATGGCCCGGCCCAGCCGATGGAGTCTTCCCTGGCTTTTCCCTGGACGTTCCCCTTCGGCATCGACCGGAGGTTTCACTCGGACAAATCTAAGCTRACGGAGAGCCCCCGCTGTTTGGAGGCAGGTGTCCCCGGGACCTCGGAGGGCGTGGTTGCCCGCCGGCTCAGCGACTTCCTGACGTGCGAGAGCTCCAAGGTGGTGTCATCGCCGGTTGctacagaggaggaggacgtGAGGGTGAAGGTAGAGCGACTCAGTGATGAGGAGGTTCAGGAGGCATCGTCCCAACCTGTCAGCGCCTCTCAGAGCTCCATGAGCGACCAGCAGACGGTGCCAGGGAGCGAGCAGGTCCAGGAAGAGCTTCTTATCAGCCCACAGTCCTCTTCTATAG GATCAATGGATGAAGGTGTGTCAGAAAGCCTGCCTTCCATGCAGAGCACCTCTAACGCTGGAGGACACGCAGAGGATGATGAGAG gcTGGAAGGTATTCAGTATCCATACCACCTCTATATAAGCCCATCGGCTCGACCTGGCACCAATGGCCCAGACCGGCCTTTTCAATGCCCAACCTGTGGAGTCAGATTCACACGCATTCAAAACCTGAAACAGCATATGCTCATACACTCCG GCATTAAACCTTTCCAGTGTGATCGCTGTGGGAAAAAGTTCACACGGGCCTACTCCCTAAAGATGCATCGGCTGAAGCACGAAG TGATTTCCTCGTGCCCGACTACCTGA
- the zbtb44 gene encoding zinc finger and BTB domain-containing protein 44 isoform X3, protein MGVKTFTHSSTSHSQEMLDKLNALRNEGHLCDVTIRVQDKLFLAHKVVLACCSEFFRSKLVGRPEDEEKFVLDLHHVTISGFAPLLEYAYTSTLSISTENIIDVLAAASYMQMFAVASTCSEFMKSSILWSPANNSSSGSNMAVDKAHEAAPESASSHCALTPLDGSVSPVSSDCSVMERNVPICRESRRKRKSFVTMASPESPLKCTTQMVNTSPQIPNPSPSFSDGPAQPMESSLAFPWTFPFGIDRRFHSDKSKLTESPRCLEAGVPGTSEGVVARRLSDFLTCESSKVVSSPVATEEEDVRVKVERLSDEEVQEASSQPVSASQSSMSDQQTVPGSEQVQEELLISPQSSSIGSMDEGVSESLPSMQSTSNAGGHAEDDERLEGIQYPYHLYISPSARPGTNGPDRPFQCPTCGVRFTRIQNLKQHMLIHSGIKPFQCDRCGKKFTRAYSLKMHRLKHEAASLQFEPKLTDKYQSETVKKWLHFAPGPE, encoded by the exons ATGGGGGTGAAAACCTTCACCCACAGCTCAACCTCCCACAGCCAGGAGATGCTTGACAAGCTGAATGCCTTGCGCAACGAGGGTCACCTCTGTGATGTTACCATCCGGGTCCAGGACAAGCTCTTCCTAGCACACAAGGTGGTCTTGGCATGCTGCAGTGAATTCTTCCGCTCCAAACTTGTGGGCCGGCCAGAAGACGAGGAAAAGTTTGTGTTGGACCTCCATCACGTGACGATTAGTGGCTTTGCTCCACTTCTGGAATATGCCTACACCTCTACTCTTTCCATCAGCACAGAGAACATCATCGACGTCCTGGCAGCAGCCAGCTACATGCAGATGTTTGCCGTGGCTAGCACATGTTCCGAGTTCATGAAGTCCAGCATCCTGTGGAGTCCAGCgaacaacagcagcagcggAAGTAACATGGCGGTGGATAAGGCGCACGAAGCGGCACCTGAGAGCGCTTCATCACACTGTGCCCTGACACCGCTGGATGGCAGTGTGTCCCCTGTGTCGTCCGACTGCAGCGTGATGGAGAGGAATGTTCCCATCTGCCGGGAATCCCGACGAAAACGGAAAAGTTTTGTGACAATGGCGTCGCCAGAGAGCCCGCTCAAATGCACTACACAGATGGTCAACACCTCCCCTCAGATCCCCAACCCGTCACCCTCATTTTCGGATGGCCCGGCCCAGCCGATGGAGTCTTCCCTGGCTTTTCCCTGGACGTTCCCCTTCGGCATCGACCGGAGGTTTCACTCGGACAAATCTAAGCTRACGGAGAGCCCCCGCTGTTTGGAGGCAGGTGTCCCCGGGACCTCGGAGGGCGTGGTTGCCCGCCGGCTCAGCGACTTCCTGACGTGCGAGAGCTCCAAGGTGGTGTCATCGCCGGTTGctacagaggaggaggacgtGAGGGTGAAGGTAGAGCGACTCAGTGATGAGGAGGTTCAGGAGGCATCGTCCCAACCTGTCAGCGCCTCTCAGAGCTCCATGAGCGACCAGCAGACGGTGCCAGGGAGCGAGCAGGTCCAGGAAGAGCTTCTTATCAGCCCACAGTCCTCTTCTATAG GATCAATGGATGAAGGTGTGTCAGAAAGCCTGCCTTCCATGCAGAGCACCTCTAACGCTGGAGGACACGCAGAGGATGATGAGAG gcTGGAAGGTATTCAGTATCCATACCACCTCTATATAAGCCCATCGGCTCGACCTGGCACCAATGGCCCAGACCGGCCTTTTCAATGCCCAACCTGTGGAGTCAGATTCACACGCATTCAAAACCTGAAACAGCATATGCTCATACACTCCG GCATTAAACCTTTCCAGTGTGATCGCTGTGGGAAAAAGTTCACACGGGCCTACTCCCTAAAGATGCATCGGCTGAAGCACGAAG